The genomic region AAAGGAGGCGATGATCAGCGGATTGAGAAGTAATTGACGCGCCCAGAAACGCGCCCCCTGATCCCCGCCGTCCTTGCTGTGGGGCAGCAACAGAGCCAGGATGGCAAAAAAATTGAGTACCGGTACCAAAAAGCCCATGAGGATGCCGGCGCGCGTCAGGCCCGCGCTGCCATAGGCGTTGAATATGATAGCCAGGCCCACATAAGCCAGATTACCGCGAAACGCGCCCTGGCTGAAAGCGCCGCGCGCGGCGGCGGGATAGCGGCGCAGAGCGGCGTACCCGTAGGACAGGGCAAAGCCCAGAGCGATGGTCAGGGAGGATCCGAGGATCAGCGCGCCGTTGAAATTGGCAAAGAAGTCAGCCCGGCCGATCTCGTAAAAGAGCAGCAAGGGCAGGGCGATGTAATAGACGAGGCGGTTGGTCTGAAAAAGAAAATGATTGTCGATAAGCCCCACGCGGCGCAGACCGTAGCCCAGGCCGATAACCAGGAACACGGGCGCGACGATGCCGAGAATGTTGAAAAACAGGGCCATATCCGTCTCCAAACCGCGCAAGGATACTGCACTCGGTTTGCAAGTGTCCAACATTTAAACCATAATGGCAAAATAACGATTGCAGGCCTGTTTTTGCTAGAGTAAAAGAATCTATGCAGCAGACACCGCACCCTGCGGCACTGTCGGGCGTTGCAACTGAATTGCAACGAGTAAAGTGAATCTATGCCCAGAAACGACAATCATCTTCGCCTGGTATTCCTGGTAGGATTGATCGTGGTAATTACCGCGCTCCATTATTTCACCGGGACCGAAAAGGTTCATGTTCATGATATTTACCGCCGGCTTTACTACCTCCCCATCATTCTCGGGGGGTTGTGGTTCATGCTCAAGGGAGGCATGGCGACAGCGATTGTCATCTCCATCATCTATGCGCCCCATGTGCTTTTTCAATGGGGACATCATCCCGGCAGCCAACCGGAGCAGTATCTTGAAATCCTGATTTACAACGTCATAGGCTTCATCACCGGCTTTCTGACCCAGCGTGAACGCTTACAGAAAACCCGCTACCAGCAGACCGCCGAGCGGCTGGA from Geoalkalibacter ferrihydriticus DSM 17813 harbors:
- a CDS encoding AEC family transporter; amino-acid sequence: MALFFNILGIVAPVFLVIGLGYGLRRVGLIDNHFLFQTNRLVYYIALPLLLFYEIGRADFFANFNGALILGSSLTIALGFALSYGYAALRRYPAAARGAFSQGAFRGNLAYVGLAIIFNAYGSAGLTRAGILMGFLVPVLNFFAILALLLPHSKDGGDQGARFWARQLLLNPLIIASFAGIAWSFLHLPMPNILESTLRITTGMSLPLALLAIGGSFSLDRLRGDLIRAFLATSIKIVWLPLLATGILLLFGVRGQELAIGVLFAGTPAATATYIMAHQMKGDAELAGAIVMLSTLLSALTYTLALYILRSFGL